Proteins from a genomic interval of Microbacterium phyllosphaerae:
- a CDS encoding GntR family transcriptional regulator, translating to MSSVADRITASDRAHAALLDEIQSGVLPAGSVLGEVEQAARLGISRTPMREALRRLAADGLVVQQSPRVTVVADLDADDIRALFEIRRALEETSARLAAQRGDAALFAALADEFAHVDLAAVEGRDAYYALIARFDAALDRAVDNDYIASALRTVRTHLVRVRRMARDKPARLAASAAEHRTIAAALGARDGDLAAHATHVHLHNALAGILDSLSANPEGVK from the coding sequence ATGAGCTCCGTCGCCGATCGCATCACCGCGAGCGACCGAGCGCACGCGGCGCTGCTGGACGAGATCCAATCAGGCGTCCTCCCCGCCGGTTCCGTACTCGGCGAGGTCGAACAGGCCGCCCGCCTCGGCATCAGCCGCACGCCGATGCGCGAGGCACTCCGCCGTCTGGCGGCCGACGGCCTGGTCGTGCAGCAGTCGCCGCGCGTCACGGTGGTCGCCGACCTGGATGCCGACGACATCCGCGCCCTCTTCGAGATCCGCCGCGCGCTCGAGGAGACCTCCGCGCGTCTCGCCGCACAGAGGGGTGACGCCGCGCTCTTCGCCGCGCTCGCCGACGAGTTCGCGCACGTCGATCTCGCCGCCGTCGAAGGGCGCGACGCCTACTACGCCCTCATCGCCCGCTTCGACGCGGCTCTCGACAGAGCCGTCGACAACGACTACATCGCCTCGGCGCTGCGTACCGTGCGCACGCATCTCGTGCGCGTGCGCCGCATGGCCCGCGACAAGCCCGCTCGCCTCGCCGCCTCCGCCGCCGAGCACCGCACGATCGCCGCAGCGCTCGGCGCCCGAGACGGCGATCTCGCCGCCCACGCCACGCACGTGCACCTGCACAACGCGCTCGCCGGCATCCTCGACTCCCTGTCAGCCAACCCCGAAGGTGTGAAATGA
- the prpB gene encoding methylisocitrate lyase has translation MLYSHVTPAEKRRLFRERLASGELLQFPGAFNPLSARLIEQKGFDGVYISGAVLSADLGVPDIGLTTLTEVAGRAKQIARMTDIPAIVDADTGFGEPLNVARTIQELEDAGLAGTHIEDQINPKRCGHLDGKSVVDERTAIRRIRAAADARRDPNFLIMARTDIRAVEGLDSAIDRAKALVDAGADAVFPEAMRTLAEFEAMADALDVPILANMTEFGKSDLFSVDQLRDAGVNMVIWPVSLLRIAMGAAGRALDTLSEEGHLTSKLGEMQHRADLYDLIDYESYTRFDSGVAGFTVTKE, from the coding sequence ATGCTGTACTCCCACGTCACCCCGGCCGAGAAGCGCCGTCTGTTCCGCGAGCGGCTCGCGAGCGGCGAGCTGCTGCAGTTCCCCGGTGCGTTCAATCCGCTGAGCGCCCGGCTGATCGAGCAGAAGGGCTTCGACGGGGTCTACATCTCGGGCGCGGTGCTGTCTGCCGACCTCGGCGTGCCCGACATCGGCCTCACCACGCTGACCGAGGTCGCCGGACGCGCGAAGCAGATCGCGCGGATGACCGACATCCCCGCGATCGTCGACGCCGACACCGGCTTCGGCGAGCCGCTGAACGTCGCCCGCACGATCCAGGAACTCGAAGACGCGGGCCTCGCCGGCACGCACATCGAAGACCAGATCAACCCGAAGCGCTGCGGTCACCTCGACGGCAAGAGCGTGGTCGACGAACGCACCGCGATCCGGCGCATCCGTGCTGCCGCCGACGCCCGACGCGACCCGAACTTCCTCATCATGGCGCGCACCGACATCCGCGCGGTGGAGGGGCTGGACTCGGCGATCGACCGCGCCAAGGCGCTGGTGGATGCCGGAGCCGATGCCGTCTTCCCCGAGGCGATGCGCACTCTCGCCGAGTTCGAGGCGATGGCGGATGCTCTCGACGTGCCGATCCTCGCCAACATGACCGAGTTCGGCAAGAGCGACCTGTTCTCGGTCGACCAGCTGCGGGATGCCGGCGTGAACATGGTGATCTGGCCCGTCTCGCTGTTGCGCATCGCGATGGGCGCGGCGGGCCGCGCGCTCGATACCCTGAGCGAGGAGGGGCATCTCACCTCGAAGCTCGGTGAGATGCAGCACCGTGCCGATCTCTACGACCTGATCGACTACGAGTCCTACACGCGGTTCGACTCGGGCGTCGCAGGCTTCACCGTCACGAAGGAGTGA
- a CDS encoding MmgE/PrpD family protein: MTVTHHVRVHRSDENLAREDQLAWKIAEVAADPVEVEQDVVDMIINRIIDNASVAAASLTRGPINAARAQAFSHPVSTGGIGSTVFGAALDHRTSPEWAAWANGVAVRELDYHDTFLAAEYSHPGDNIPPILAVAQHVQADGRALLRGIATGYEIQMDLVRAICLHKHKIDHVAHLGPSAAAGIGTLLGLDVETIYQAVGQGLHTTTATRQSRKGEISTWKAHAPAFAGKLAVEAVDRAMRGQTSPAPIYEGEDGVIAWMLDGKDAAYEVPLPAAGEAKRAILDSYTKEHSAEYQAQAWIDLARKLGTENPALRDPANIEAIVLHTSHHTHYVIGSGANDPQKYDPTASRETLDHSIPYIFAVALQDGGWHHVDSYTPERAGRADTVALWHKITTAEDAEWTRRYHSEDPDVKAFGGRVEFRLTDGTTVTDEIAVADAHPLGARPFARDNYIAKFRLLAEPVLEPAEIERFLELVQRLPELTAAEVGELSIIAKPGVLEGADAPKGLF; encoded by the coding sequence ATGACCGTCACCCACCACGTCCGCGTCCACCGCAGCGACGAGAACCTCGCCCGAGAAGACCAGCTCGCCTGGAAGATCGCCGAGGTCGCCGCAGACCCGGTCGAGGTCGAGCAGGACGTCGTCGACATGATCATCAACCGCATCATCGACAACGCGTCGGTCGCCGCGGCATCCCTCACCCGCGGCCCCATCAACGCGGCCCGCGCGCAGGCGTTCAGCCACCCCGTCTCGACCGGCGGCATCGGCTCCACGGTCTTCGGCGCCGCTCTCGACCACCGCACCAGCCCCGAATGGGCGGCGTGGGCCAACGGCGTCGCCGTGCGCGAGCTCGACTACCACGACACCTTCCTCGCGGCCGAGTACTCGCACCCGGGCGACAACATCCCGCCGATCCTCGCGGTCGCCCAGCACGTGCAGGCCGACGGCCGCGCGCTGCTCCGAGGCATCGCCACCGGCTACGAGATCCAGATGGACCTCGTGCGCGCGATCTGCCTTCACAAGCACAAGATCGATCACGTCGCCCACCTCGGCCCGTCGGCCGCCGCCGGCATCGGCACCCTGCTCGGCCTCGACGTCGAGACGATCTATCAGGCCGTCGGCCAGGGGCTGCACACCACGACCGCCACCCGCCAGAGCCGCAAGGGTGAGATCTCGACCTGGAAGGCGCACGCCCCGGCCTTCGCCGGCAAGCTCGCCGTCGAGGCGGTCGACCGAGCGATGCGCGGACAGACGAGCCCCGCCCCGATCTACGAGGGCGAAGACGGCGTGATCGCCTGGATGCTCGACGGCAAGGATGCCGCTTACGAGGTGCCGCTGCCCGCCGCAGGCGAGGCGAAGCGCGCGATCCTCGACTCCTACACGAAGGAGCACTCGGCCGAGTACCAGGCGCAGGCGTGGATCGACCTCGCCCGCAAGCTGGGCACCGAGAACCCGGCGCTGCGCGATCCCGCCAACATCGAGGCCATCGTGCTGCACACCAGCCACCACACGCACTACGTGATCGGCTCGGGTGCGAACGACCCGCAGAAGTACGACCCCACCGCATCGCGAGAGACGCTCGACCACTCGATCCCGTACATCTTCGCTGTCGCCCTGCAGGACGGCGGCTGGCACCACGTCGACTCCTACACCCCCGAGCGGGCCGGTCGCGCAGACACCGTCGCGCTGTGGCACAAGATCACCACGGCCGAGGATGCCGAGTGGACGCGCCGCTACCACTCGGAGGACCCCGACGTGAAGGCGTTCGGAGGTCGCGTCGAGTTCCGCCTCACCGACGGAACGACCGTGACCGACGAGATCGCCGTCGCGGACGCGCATCCGCTCGGCGCCCGTCCGTTCGCGCGCGACAACTACATCGCGAAGTTCCGCCTGCTGGCTGAGCCCGTGCTGGAGCCGGCCGAGATCGAGCGCTTCCTCGAGCTGGTGCAGCGTCTGCCCGAGCTCACGGCCGCCGAGGTCGGCGAGCTGTCGATCATCGCGAAGCCGGGAGTCCTCGAGGGCGCGGACGCTCCGAAGGGGCTGTTCTGA
- a CDS encoding EamA family transporter, which translates to MSKVANDITASGVRFGLPLAIGAAFAFGMSGAWARGLIDAGWTPGAAVTARVWVAALVLLVPTILSLRGRWGVLKKNAGMVAAYGLLAVTATQLCYFQAVAVMDVGLALLIEYTAPIAVILWLWLRRGERPSRRSVIGAAIAFVGLVLMLDIITGAEVNVAGILWALAAMVGAATYFLLSAKADTGLPPIALAGGGLLLGAVALTIAGLIGILPLAWTTDDITYRFGTVPWFVPVLAIGLIATALAYVLGIASTRMLGSRLASFVALSEVVAALLFGWLLLGQLPDLLQALGGALVLVGVVVVKLGEPRPAEFVEPIPDAVALPPR; encoded by the coding sequence ATGAGCAAGGTTGCAAATGACATCACGGCATCGGGCGTGCGCTTCGGTCTGCCGCTGGCGATCGGCGCGGCCTTCGCGTTCGGGATGTCGGGCGCCTGGGCCAGGGGCCTCATCGATGCGGGGTGGACGCCCGGCGCCGCGGTGACCGCGAGAGTCTGGGTCGCCGCGCTTGTGTTGCTCGTCCCCACGATCCTGTCGCTGCGGGGGAGGTGGGGCGTGCTCAAGAAGAATGCCGGGATGGTCGCCGCCTACGGGCTGCTCGCCGTGACGGCCACGCAGCTCTGCTACTTCCAGGCCGTCGCCGTGATGGACGTCGGCCTGGCCCTGCTCATCGAGTACACGGCGCCGATCGCCGTCATCCTCTGGCTGTGGCTCCGCCGGGGCGAACGGCCGAGTCGCCGCAGTGTGATCGGCGCCGCCATCGCGTTCGTCGGGCTCGTGCTGATGCTCGACATCATCACCGGCGCCGAGGTCAATGTGGCCGGGATCCTCTGGGCGCTCGCCGCGATGGTGGGGGCGGCGACGTATTTCCTGCTCTCGGCCAAGGCTGACACCGGCCTGCCGCCGATCGCGCTGGCCGGAGGAGGGCTGCTGCTCGGGGCGGTTGCTCTGACGATCGCCGGGCTCATCGGCATCCTGCCCCTCGCCTGGACGACCGACGACATCACCTACCGCTTCGGCACCGTGCCGTGGTTCGTTCCGGTGCTCGCGATCGGACTGATCGCGACGGCGCTCGCATATGTGCTCGGCATCGCCTCGACGCGGATGCTGGGCTCGCGCCTCGCCTCGTTCGTCGCACTGTCGGAGGTCGTCGCCGCGCTGCTCTTCGGCTGGCTGCTGCTCGGTCAGCTGCCGGACCTGCTGCAGGCTCTCGGCGGCGCGCTCGTGCTGGTCGGCGTGGTCGTCGTGAAGCTCGGCGAGCCGCGCCCGGCCGAGTTCGTCGAGCCGATTCCGGATGCGGTCGCGCTGCCGCCGCGTTAG